The Ziziphus jujuba cultivar Dongzao chromosome 3, ASM3175591v1 region attccacataaatattaattataagtgCATAATTCATGTCACTGACAATCCTTTCTTTAGTATTACTTACTAATATAAAAAGCTTTGCACGGCCCCGGCATTAATGGGGATCATATTACTTATAAATAGCTCCTTCTTTGGAACATCATATAAGTTTGAATATGatttaaagtaattaaataattgattatcCAGttttatcatcatcttcttaattaatttcaacGTTTCAATAATTATCTTATTGTTATTTGGATGTGATGTGTTCTAGATCCtaagtaatatttttaatagtcacatcatttaattaatcaatatattGCTGTGATTAAACAGGCCAGATTTGGTTCTCATTCTCAGAACCCTTCCTTGATGGTAAAAGCAACCTCTCCCAAaacatatatcaaattttgattattgaTGTAAAAGCAACGTTTCAAAATAATATCCTGTAGACCTGCCCAAGTCTCTTACTACCAGTACATTGATAACCAATCCTGTGAGTATAAATCCAAAACTCAGCGGTGGTCGTTCACCTGAATATTTCATCAATGTGCTGTGCATACAAGTTTGACTTGATGGAAAAGCTCTTCATTTCGATCCTTCCTTGTTATCCATTGACAAAGATAAAGTTGGTGGGACAAAACTAATACCATAAATTAGTTTACAGTATTTCATATTTCTGTATACAGAGGCTCTGGTTCAAGATTTTGTCAACCAAGACTGCCTCTAGGATAAATACTAGAGTGGCTTCTGTGGCACCATTTGAGGCACGTTTCAGCTCGAAGGCTATATCAAGAACAAGGACTGGACCACGTGCTCTGACTATAGACTTGGTGTTGCAGGGAAAGAATGTGGTTTGGAGGATTTATGGTGCTAATTATATGGTGAAGGCTAAGAGAAGATGTGCTCTGTCTGTTTTTCATTTGTAGATGGAGGATACAATGCAAGAACCTCCATTGTTTTGGGATGGCATGAGTTGGAAGACGATCTTGTTCAATTCAATATAGCTTCTTTGAAGCTTAGTTTCAGCTCTTCACTCCACCTGCATAATGCAACCTGTAACCAATCAAGGTTCTTTTAATTAGCTACCAGATTAATCTCAATTTAGGCAGGCGAAGTACTTAGAAATATCTCTGCTTGTATTTAGCAGCAGGTCTGTTGTGAAGTAGAAGCGCTTTTTGGTCGATCATTTCCTTCATTTCTCTCTCGTAATAAGAACAAGTTGTACTCTGAGCTTACTCAAATGAGTCTAATCACGCTTGCCTCTTGTGTACTTGATTAATGCAAATCAAAGTTCTATTCTAACCCAAATATATATCTCCGTCATTTGATTAATAAGCCCAAATCTCTGAATCTAATTGCTCCGTCTATGTGTGTGGGTGAGAGAGCTGTTATGGTGTATAAATTGTGAAGTAAGGACCAGAAGAAAGATCAaacacaaaaaattgaaaacaaatggGTATAGGTGGAATGCTAAAGTGACAGAGTGGTTAGAACACAAAGAAgtacaatattaatatatatatatatatatacatatatgtatatgctgaAGATCATTCACATTATGACCCGGAATGATTAAATCACTTCTATGATGAAAACTAGTCAAAAAGCTAAGCAATATATCATGCACCCActaatataatttccaatataAAAACAATGAAATCCATGCCCCCACTTGgcaattttgaatttaattatgtaaaCTTAATAcacacaaattaattaaagaaaaaagaaaaagaggaagagaaaagtTAGTCAATAAaacagagaaaataaaataaaaaaaatctttctaggttatcattatttttatgataacatatctttcttaaaacaaaaaatgaatattaGTTAATAATAATGTCAACCACTAACTTATCCGTCTGAAAAGAACCCAGgatatttcacccaaaaaaaaaaaaaaattgatatgggCATGACTCACATGTTATCGTGAAGTGGCCCATGTGCTGCAAAAGtcatttcctaatttaaaaataagatGCCGATATTTTAATATGGCTGATTCTTTTTGGTTCTCCTTTTtctatattacccaaaaaaaaaaaaaaaaaaagtttccttATCACTCCAATAATTTCTAAGAAGCCGCTCCATATGCTATAACCTATAAGATATTTACACTTgtaattattccaaaaaaaaaaaaaaaagaaacaaacaagagtgcTAAAAAACAAATCGCTTTCACTTTTGCCTTCACTTTCACATGTCCGTAAGAAGATAAGCACAAATGGCTTTGCCTCGGTATCTAGTCAGCAAATGGTACCTAAAGAATATGTTAAGGCCTTATCCATTTTCTAAGTCAACAATATTGAATTGAGCCGCGGCAAAAAGACATCGCAAAGCACATCGTTCATTATCATACTAAAAGACCTTCTTGTTTTCTTCATCACTGGGTCcaaaccctctctctctctctctctctctctctctctctctctctctctcttactctGTCTCTGTGTCTGGTTTTTCTTCCATGGCtggtcttcttcttcaattcctTCTTCTTGTTCCTGTTTTCTTATGTGTTCAAGCTCAAAGCTCTTATAACCTTGCAGATTCTTTACTTCTTCCTGTAACCAAACATGGTGCTTCTCTCCAGTACTTAACCAAAATCCACCATGGAAATGGACTCGTACCCACTGAGCTTGTGCTTGATCTCGGCGGTCCTTTCCTCTGGATGGATTCTGTATCTTCATCTGGCAGTCTGATATCTTCTGGCTCCATCCAATGCTTAGCGGCGAAGTCAATGTTTGGTGATGATGACCATGGAAGAAGCAAAAGTTTCTTGGAAATCTGTAAAATTTTCCCAGAAAACAGGATTACTCAGATGGGAAATCAAGGAGAGCTCGTGGATGACACTTTTTTCATTCAGTCAAAGTCTTCCGGGTCAGTGATCTCTGTTTCACAAAGCTTTCTGTTTGGTTCTGCACCCATTTCCCTCTTAAATGGCCTAGCGACTGGTGCTCAAGGTATGCTGGGCCTCGGAAGGCATCGAATTTCTCTGCCTTCACAGATCTCTGCAGCTTTTGATTCCAAATGGCAGTTCTCACTTTGCTTGTCTTCCTCTAATGGTATTCTTGTATTCGAGAACCGACTCTCAAAATCATATTTTGGGCCTGAACTTTCACAGTCTCTAATCTACACACCACTCCTCAAAACCCAATTGGCAGATACATCCAACCATGAATATTTCATCAATTTGCAGTCCATCAGAATCAATGGCAAAACTCTGTCACTTGAAAAGGGTCTAGGAGGGAGTAAGCTAAGCACAATTGTTCCTTATACTACCATGGAGAGCTCAATTTTTGCCGTATTTTCTAAAGCCTATGAGAAAGCTGCTATGGCTATGAACATGAAAAAGGTCAAATCCGTGGCTCCTTTTGGATTATGTTTTAGCTCAGAAGGGATTCAAGAAACTCTGCTTGGTCCAGAAGTGCCTGCTATTGATCTGGTATTGCAGAGCAAGATGGTGAAATGGAGAATATATGGTAGGAATTCAATGGTGATGGTTAGCAATGAAATAATGTGTTTGGGATTCTTAGATGGAGGTTCAGACTTGAAAAGCTCAATCACACTTGGGGGTTATCAATTGGAGGATATACTTCTACACCTTGATGTGGGTGCTTCTATGCTTGGGTTTAGTCCTTCCCTGTTACTGAAGCAAAGAAGCTGTTCTGACTTTGAATTGGTAACTATGTCTAAAGAATCATTGTagcaaaagaatttttttttcccctcttcttattccgAGGCCTTGTTTTctagg contains the following coding sequences:
- the LOC107423259 gene encoding probable aspartic proteinase GIP2, translating into MAGLLLQFLLLVPVFLCVQAQSSYNLADSLLLPVTKHGASLQYLTKIHHGNGLVPTELVLDLGGPFLWMDSVSSSGSLISSGSIQCLAAKSMFGDDDHGRSKSFLEICKIFPENRITQMGNQGELVDDTFFIQSKSSGSVISVSQSFLFGSAPISLLNGLATGAQGMLGLGRHRISLPSQISAAFDSKWQFSLCLSSSNGILVFENRLSKSYFGPELSQSLIYTPLLKTQLADTSNHEYFINLQSIRINGKTLSLEKGLGGSKLSTIVPYTTMESSIFAVFSKAYEKAAMAMNMKKVKSVAPFGLCFSSEGIQETLLGPEVPAIDLVLQSKMVKWRIYGRNSMVMVSNEIMCLGFLDGGSDLKSSITLGGYQLEDILLHLDVGASMLGFSPSLLLKQRSCSDFELVTMSKESL